The Chloroflexota bacterium genome includes a window with the following:
- a CDS encoding IS200/IS605 family transposase translates to MSIYLHKSHNVSVLLYHLVFPTKYRR, encoded by the coding sequence ATGAGCATCTATTTACACAAGAGCCACAATGTAAGCGTATTGTTGTATCATCTGGTGTTTCCAACGAAATACCGTCG
- a CDS encoding acetyl-CoA C-acetyltransferase, whose amino-acid sequence MDSRQPVIVSAVRTAIGSFGGALKDVTAIDLGRIVIREVLRQAGVRPVAPGDAKEIRPSISRDIEKSEIEAKYMDWDQSLRPVYIDEVIMGNVLQGAQGQNTGRQASIKAGMPQETNVFTINKVCASGIKAVALAAQAIRAGDADAILAGGMESMSNAAYALPKARWGYRMDISGKAEALDMMVFDGLWEILYDYHMGVTAENIARDYNISRKEQDELGAESHHRAMKAINDGTFKEEIVPVQIPQKKGPPLAFDRDERPMDTDAEKMGKLAPAFVKGGTVTAGNASGINDGAAALLITSREYAEKNGLKIRASVRGYASGGVDPKYMGLGPIPATRKLLKKTGYTLKDIDIIELNEDFASQTIACMKELGIPRYGESKQSCEPGCEKVNPHGSGISLGHPLGCTGARILVTLLYEMERKNARRGLANLCIGGGQGMAMIIER is encoded by the coding sequence ATGGATTCTAGGCAGCCCGTGATAGTCAGCGCAGTAAGAACAGCTATTGGATCTTTCGGGGGTGCCCTGAAGGATGTGACGGCTATTGACCTGGGCAGGATAGTAATCAGGGAAGTATTGAGGCAAGCAGGCGTAAGGCCGGTGGCCCCCGGGGATGCGAAGGAGATCAGGCCGAGCATTTCAAGGGACATTGAAAAGAGTGAGATAGAGGCCAAGTACATGGACTGGGATCAGAGCCTGCGGCCAGTGTATATAGATGAGGTCATCATGGGCAATGTACTGCAGGGAGCTCAGGGCCAGAATACAGGCAGGCAGGCAAGCATCAAGGCGGGAATGCCTCAGGAGACAAATGTCTTCACCATCAACAAGGTATGCGCTTCGGGCATCAAGGCGGTGGCTCTGGCAGCACAGGCCATAAGAGCCGGGGATGCCGATGCTATCCTGGCTGGAGGCATGGAGAGCATGTCTAATGCTGCCTATGCGCTGCCCAAGGCGCGCTGGGGATACCGCATGGATATAAGTGGTAAGGCAGAAGCGCTTGACATGATGGTTTTCGATGGCCTTTGGGAGATACTCTATGACTACCATATGGGGGTTACCGCGGAGAACATTGCCAGGGATTACAACATATCCAGGAAGGAACAGGACGAATTAGGCGCGGAGAGCCACCACCGGGCCATGAAGGCCATCAATGACGGCACTTTCAAAGAAGAGATCGTGCCGGTGCAGATTCCCCAGAAGAAGGGCCCTCCGCTGGCGTTTGATAGAGATGAAAGACCGATGGATACTGATGCAGAGAAGATGGGCAAGCTGGCGCCGGCCTTTGTGAAGGGCGGAACGGTGACTGCAGGGAATGCTTCGGGGATCAATGACGGGGCGGCGGCTCTGCTGATAACGTCTAGGGAATACGCCGAGAAGAACGGATTGAAGATCAGGGCATCCGTCAGGGGATATGCTTCCGGCGGTGTGGACCCCAAATATATGGGCCTTGGCCCGATACCTGCTACGCGTAAGCTCCTCAAAAAGACAGGCTATACCCTGAAGGATATCGACATCATTGAGCTCAATGAGGATTTTGCTTCCCAGACCATTGCCTGCATGAAGGAACTGGGCATTCCGCGGTATGGTGAAAGCAAGCAGTCCTGCGAGCCGGGCTGTGAGAAGGTCAATCCTCATGGCTCAGGGATATCGCTGGGGCATCCGCTGGGTTGCACCGGCGCCCGCATACTCGTAACTCTGCTTTACGAGATGGAGAGAAAGAACGCCCGTCGTGGCCTGGCCAACCTGTGTATTGGTGGTGGGCAGGGGATGGCCATGATAATTGAGCGTTAG
- a CDS encoding HIT domain-containing protein — protein MQRMWAPWRMEFILTEKPDYCILCRKPAEQDDECNFILYRGKKNFVILNRFPYNPGHLMVAPYRHIASLEDMDDEELWEHIDFVRRSTRTLRSVFDPAGFNIGVNIGKSAGAGISDHTHTHIVPRWAGDTNFMPVVADTRVLPEGLASTYAKLKGLL, from the coding sequence GTGCAACGTATGTGGGCACCCTGGCGGATGGAGTTTATCCTCACCGAGAAGCCGGACTACTGCATCCTTTGCAGGAAGCCAGCAGAGCAGGACGATGAGTGTAACTTTATCCTCTACCGGGGCAAGAAGAACTTCGTCATTCTGAATCGATTCCCCTATAACCCGGGGCACCTGATGGTAGCCCCATACCGCCACATTGCCAGCCTGGAAGATATGGACGATGAGGAACTGTGGGAACACATCGATTTCGTCAGGAGAAGCACCAGGACACTGCGCAGCGTCTTTGACCCTGCTGGTTTCAACATAGGCGTCAATATCGGCAAATCAGCCGGGGCAGGAATCAGCGACCACACTCATACCCACATAGTTCCGCGGTGGGCTGGCGATACCAACTTCATGCCCGTGGTGGCTGACACCAGAGTGTTGCCGGAAGGCCTGGCATCCACCTACGCCAAGCTGAAGGGGCTTCTCTAG
- a CDS encoding enoyl-CoA hydratase/isomerase family protein has translation MSYKYVKYEKKGEIATITFNKPEKMNSYVIISVGEDFAEVLDAITKAEEDDDIKVIIFKGAGRCFSAGQDLSKVGFVYGFGTQKDDRRPSQRIRLKMDKLGISEGYKRFFFCSKLTIAQVHGFALEAGLMIAMLCDFFVCSDDCKMGFPGQRIGFAGGGEHTFGHLMLTVGMRRALDLYISGRQIDGKEAERIGLVGKSVPADKLEAEVNALAKELCLMPRDGIAIGKACRHLFYDRMGLTDSFTYGYITHTMFTNVRHEPGEFNFFRERREKGARAAFHEKDEIREQASKVKKPKRST, from the coding sequence ATGAGTTATAAGTACGTCAAGTATGAAAAAAAGGGCGAGATTGCCACGATCACGTTCAACAAACCGGAGAAGATGAATTCCTATGTTATCATCTCGGTGGGAGAGGATTTTGCCGAAGTGCTGGACGCTATTACGAAGGCGGAAGAAGATGATGATATCAAGGTGATCATCTTCAAGGGAGCCGGCCGGTGCTTCTCTGCAGGCCAGGATCTCAGCAAGGTGGGCTTTGTCTACGGATTTGGGACGCAGAAGGACGATCGCCGCCCCAGCCAGAGAATAAGGCTGAAGATGGACAAGCTGGGGATCAGCGAAGGTTACAAGAGATTTTTCTTCTGTTCCAAGCTGACCATTGCCCAGGTGCACGGGTTTGCCCTTGAGGCGGGGTTGATGATAGCCATGCTGTGCGATTTCTTCGTCTGCTCCGATGACTGCAAGATGGGCTTCCCCGGACAGAGGATAGGGTTTGCCGGCGGCGGCGAACATACCTTTGGACACTTGATGCTGACCGTAGGCATGAGGCGGGCGCTGGACCTGTACATCAGCGGCAGGCAGATAGACGGGAAAGAGGCGGAGCGAATAGGGCTGGTGGGCAAATCAGTCCCGGCTGACAAACTGGAGGCCGAGGTGAATGCTCTGGCGAAGGAACTGTGTCTCATGCCGCGCGATGGGATTGCCATAGGCAAGGCCTGCAGGCATCTCTTCTACGACCGGATGGGACTGACTGATTCCTTCACCTATGGCTATATCACTCATACGATGTTTACCAATGTGCGCCATGAGCCCGGAGAGTTCAACTTCTTCAGAGAGAGAAGGGAAAAGGGGGCCAGGGCGGCCTTCCACGAGAAGGATGAAATTCGCGAACAGGCAAGCAAGGTAAAGAAACCGAAGAGATCGACTTAA